One stretch of Amycolatopsis tolypomycina DNA includes these proteins:
- a CDS encoding SRPBCC family protein: protein MTGARYRFRSTWLLPGTAPGRVFDVVTDLAGYPRWWSDVRAVRRVDDDTAELVCRSRLPFRIIVRMHRDHQDERTGLMRVRLSGDLDGTLAGAVRAAGAGTLLEITQDVQARKKLLQRFDTVARPLFRANHALMMRRGHRGLSAYLT, encoded by the coding sequence GTGACGGGCGCGCGCTACCGGTTCCGCAGCACGTGGCTGCTGCCGGGAACCGCGCCCGGGCGGGTGTTCGACGTGGTCACCGACCTCGCCGGCTACCCGCGGTGGTGGTCGGACGTCCGCGCGGTGCGCCGCGTGGACGACGACACCGCCGAGCTGGTTTGCCGGTCCCGGCTGCCGTTCCGGATCATCGTCCGGATGCACCGGGACCACCAGGACGAGCGCACGGGCCTGATGCGGGTCAGGCTCAGTGGCGACCTCGACGGGACCCTGGCGGGAGCGGTCCGCGCGGCGGGCGCGGGCACGCTGCTGGAAATCACCCAGGACGTCCAGGCCCGGAAGAAGTTGCTGCAGCGCTTCGACACGGTGGCCCGGCCGCTCTTCCGCGCGAACCACGCGCTGATGATGCGGCGGGGCCACCGTGGGCTTTCCGCCTACCTCACCTGA
- a CDS encoding anti-sigma factor family protein, translated as MNSVDESHTQLGAYALGALDPNEAADFERRHLQTCAQCRFDLNELVALRESLDEVPPEAFLDGPPEGGDLLLQKTLRRVRDEEERVAPARSGRSTSRRGLALVAAAVLVVAALGGGILVGRQTAPDNGGGIAAPPSNVPGTKTVEARDPTTGVQLAATIAPFQGWVKTDVSVKGVKAGEKCLLQVVTKDGKAVTAGSWQVSEKWESSGFNLDGSALVAPDDVKSIDIVTVDGRKLVSAQV; from the coding sequence ATGAACTCGGTGGACGAGAGTCACACGCAGCTCGGCGCGTACGCCCTCGGCGCGCTCGATCCGAACGAGGCGGCCGACTTCGAGCGGCGGCACCTGCAGACCTGCGCGCAGTGCCGGTTCGACCTCAACGAACTGGTGGCGCTGCGCGAGTCGCTCGACGAGGTACCGCCCGAGGCGTTCCTCGACGGGCCGCCCGAAGGCGGGGACCTGCTGCTGCAGAAGACCCTGCGCCGGGTGCGCGACGAAGAAGAGCGCGTGGCACCGGCCCGCTCGGGCCGGTCGACGTCACGACGGGGCCTCGCCCTGGTCGCGGCGGCGGTGCTGGTGGTGGCCGCCCTCGGCGGCGGGATCCTGGTGGGCCGCCAGACGGCTCCGGACAACGGCGGAGGCATTGCGGCGCCGCCGTCGAACGTGCCCGGCACGAAGACCGTCGAAGCCCGGGACCCGACGACCGGGGTGCAGCTGGCCGCGACGATCGCTCCGTTCCAGGGCTGGGTCAAGACCGACGTCAGCGTGAAGGGCGTAAAGGCCGGCGAGAAGTGCCTGCTCCAGGTGGTCACCAAGGACGGCAAGGCGGTCACCGCCGGCAGCTGGCAGGTGTCCGAGAAGTGGGAGAGCTCGGGCTTCAACCTCGACGGGTCGGCCCTGGTCGCGCCCGACGACGTGAAGTCGATCGACATCGTCACGGTCGACGGCCGGAAGCTGGTCTCGGCCCAGGTATGA
- a CDS encoding sigma-70 family RNA polymerase sigma factor, translated as MAIGGRRPKKAKGEDLIRQLYAEHGRSLLAYATRLTGDRAAAEDVVQETLVRAWKHADDLQNDGKGSVRGWLLTVARNLVTDRARARAARPQEVAEPAEGVPTPAVERDHAQGVVDSMTVLGAMDGLSNEHREVLVEIYYRGRTVAEAARTLGVAPGTVKSRSYYALRALRAAMISSGTEVAR; from the coding sequence GTGGCCATAGGAGGCAGGCGGCCTAAGAAGGCCAAAGGCGAGGACCTGATTCGGCAGCTGTACGCCGAACACGGGCGAAGCCTGCTGGCCTACGCGACGAGGCTGACCGGGGATCGGGCGGCAGCCGAGGACGTGGTCCAGGAGACGCTCGTCCGTGCGTGGAAACACGCGGACGACTTGCAGAACGACGGAAAGGGCTCGGTGCGCGGCTGGTTGCTGACCGTCGCGCGCAACCTGGTCACCGACCGGGCACGGGCGCGGGCGGCCCGGCCACAGGAAGTGGCCGAACCGGCCGAAGGCGTGCCGACCCCGGCCGTCGAGCGGGACCACGCCCAAGGCGTGGTCGACTCGATGACCGTGCTCGGCGCGATGGACGGGCTGTCCAACGAGCATCGAGAGGTCCTGGTGGAGATCTACTACCGGGGACGGACGGTGGCCGAAGCGGCGAGAACACTGGGCGTCGCACCGGGTACCGTGAAATCAAGGTCGTACTACGCACTACGAGCACTCAGAGCAGCGATGATTTCGAGCGGAACGGAGGTGGCGCGATGA
- a CDS encoding fibronectin type III domain-containing protein, producing the protein MPVKPLALVALLAAGCSAAPPPSFTAALTSPTDVALSWPDDGNGHRVEYANDPAGPWTTLRFLAPHVTTYHHPDLIPETPFHYRVRPFTGPVSTELHVVAAGDTVTFTWPDRTPDEAGFLLEIRRPGAPDYDPVEVTEPNATSCALSLLPGEAGSAFRLRTLYYGPLSPVVHQTTGKER; encoded by the coding sequence GTGCCCGTCAAACCCCTCGCCCTGGTGGCGCTGCTGGCCGCGGGCTGCTCCGCGGCTCCCCCGCCGTCGTTCACGGCGGCCCTGACCTCGCCCACCGACGTGGCGCTCAGCTGGCCGGACGACGGCAACGGGCACCGCGTCGAGTACGCCAACGATCCGGCGGGCCCGTGGACGACGCTGCGGTTCCTGGCCCCGCACGTGACGACCTACCACCACCCGGACCTGATCCCGGAGACGCCGTTCCACTACCGGGTGCGGCCGTTCACCGGTCCGGTCTCGACGGAGCTGCACGTGGTGGCCGCGGGTGACACGGTGACGTTCACCTGGCCCGACCGCACGCCGGACGAAGCCGGGTTCCTGCTGGAGATCCGGCGGCCGGGCGCGCCGGACTACGACCCGGTCGAGGTCACCGAGCCGAACGCGACGAGCTGCGCGCTCTCCCTGCTGCCCGGTGAGGCGGGGTCGGCCTTCCGGCTCCGGACGCTGTACTACGGCCCGCTCTCCCCGGTGGTCCACCAGACCACCGGGAAGGAGCGGTAG
- the uvrA gene encoding excinuclease ABC subunit UvrA — MADRLVVRGAREHNLRGVDLDLPRDSLIVFTGLSGSGKSSLAFDTIFAEGQRRYVESLSAYARQFLGQMDKPDVDFIEGLSPAVSIDQKSTSRNPRSTVGTITEVYDYLRLLYARAGKAHCPKCGEAISKQTPQQIVDQVLAMEEGTRFQVLAPVVRGRKGEYVDLFENLQQQGYARVVVDGTVHALTDPPKLKKQEKHQIGVVIDRLTVKAASRQRLTDSVETALRLADGLIELEFVDLPDNDPHRIRGFSENLACPNGHPLAIEDLEPRSFSFNSPYGACPECTGIGIRKEVDPELVVPDDELSLAEGAIAPWAGGQSADYFVRLLESLSETIGFRMDTPWRRLPARAQKAVLHGVDEQVHVRYKNRYGRQRSYYANFEGVIPFLERRQEQTESEYMRERYEGYMREVPCPACQGTRLKPEILAVTLAHKTRGDMSIAEVCALSIAEASQFLDELELGQREAMIAGAVLKEIQARLRFLLDVGLTYLSLDRASATLSGGEAQRIRLATQIGSGLVGVLYVLDEPSIGLHQRDNHRLIETLTRLRNLGNTLIVVEHDEDTIRSSDWVVDIGPGAGEHGGHIVHSGPYKKLLKSKESLTGQYLSGRRKIEVPAIRRPVDKKRQLTVVGAREHNLRGLDVSFPLGCLVSVTGVSGSGKSTLVNDILATVLANKLNGARQVPGRHTRVNGLNNVDKLVRVDQSPIGRTPRSNPATYTGVWDHVRKLFAATTEAKVRGYQQGRFSFNVKGGRCEACAGDGTIKIEMNFLPDVYVPCEVCKGARYNRETLEVHYKGKTVSDVLDMPIEEAAEFFEPIKAIHRHLQTLVDVGLGYVRLGQPAPTLSGGEAQRVKLASELQKRSTGKTVYILDEPTTGLHFEDINKLIGVINGLVDKGNSVIVIEHNLDVIKTSDWIIDMGPEGGSGGGTVVAEGTPEHVAGIEESYTGQFLKTVLTAE; from the coding sequence GTGGCTGATCGCCTCGTTGTTCGCGGTGCCCGCGAGCACAACCTCCGCGGCGTGGATCTCGACCTGCCCCGCGACAGCCTGATCGTGTTCACCGGCCTGTCCGGGTCCGGGAAGTCGAGCCTCGCCTTCGACACCATCTTCGCCGAAGGGCAGCGCCGCTACGTCGAGTCGCTCTCGGCGTACGCCCGGCAGTTCCTCGGGCAGATGGACAAGCCGGACGTCGACTTCATCGAGGGCCTCTCGCCCGCGGTGTCGATCGACCAGAAGTCGACCTCGCGCAACCCGCGCTCCACCGTGGGCACGATCACCGAGGTCTACGACTACCTGCGCCTGCTCTACGCCCGCGCCGGCAAGGCGCACTGCCCCAAGTGCGGCGAGGCGATCAGCAAGCAGACCCCGCAGCAGATCGTCGACCAGGTGCTCGCGATGGAGGAGGGCACCCGGTTCCAGGTGCTCGCCCCCGTGGTCCGCGGGCGCAAGGGCGAGTACGTCGACCTGTTCGAGAACCTGCAGCAGCAGGGCTACGCGCGCGTGGTCGTCGACGGCACGGTCCACGCGCTCACCGACCCGCCGAAGCTGAAGAAGCAGGAGAAGCACCAGATCGGCGTGGTCATCGACCGGCTCACGGTGAAGGCGGCCTCCCGGCAGCGGCTCACCGACTCGGTCGAGACGGCGCTGCGGCTGGCCGACGGCCTGATCGAGCTCGAGTTCGTCGACCTGCCGGACAACGACCCGCACCGCATCCGCGGCTTCTCCGAGAACCTGGCCTGCCCCAACGGCCACCCGCTGGCCATCGAGGACCTCGAGCCCCGCTCGTTCTCCTTCAACTCGCCCTACGGCGCCTGCCCGGAGTGCACCGGCATCGGCATCCGCAAGGAGGTCGACCCGGAGCTGGTGGTGCCGGACGACGAGCTGTCGCTGGCCGAGGGGGCCATCGCGCCGTGGGCGGGCGGCCAGAGCGCGGACTACTTCGTCCGGCTGCTCGAGTCGCTGTCGGAGACCATCGGCTTCCGGATGGACACCCCGTGGCGGCGGCTGCCCGCGCGCGCCCAGAAGGCCGTGCTGCACGGCGTCGACGAGCAGGTCCACGTCCGCTACAAGAACCGCTACGGCCGCCAGCGCTCGTACTACGCGAACTTCGAGGGCGTCATCCCGTTCCTCGAGCGGCGCCAGGAGCAGACCGAGTCCGAGTACATGCGCGAGCGGTACGAGGGCTACATGCGCGAGGTGCCGTGCCCGGCCTGCCAGGGCACCCGGCTCAAGCCGGAGATCCTCGCCGTCACGCTGGCCCACAAGACCCGCGGCGACATGTCCATCGCCGAGGTCTGCGCGCTGTCCATCGCGGAGGCGTCGCAGTTCCTCGACGAGCTGGAGCTGGGGCAGCGCGAGGCGATGATCGCCGGCGCGGTGCTCAAGGAGATCCAGGCCCGGCTGCGCTTCCTGCTCGACGTCGGCCTCACGTACCTCTCGCTCGACCGCGCGTCCGCCACTCTTTCGGGTGGTGAAGCGCAGCGGATCCGGCTCGCCACGCAGATCGGCTCGGGCCTGGTGGGCGTGCTGTACGTGCTCGACGAGCCGTCGATCGGCCTGCACCAGCGCGACAACCACCGCCTGATCGAGACGCTGACCCGGCTGCGCAACCTCGGCAACACGCTGATCGTCGTGGAGCACGACGAGGACACCATCCGCTCCAGCGACTGGGTGGTCGACATCGGCCCGGGTGCCGGCGAGCACGGCGGTCACATCGTCCACAGTGGACCGTACAAGAAGCTGCTCAAGAGCAAGGAGTCGCTGACCGGGCAGTACCTGTCCGGCCGCCGCAAGATCGAGGTGCCGGCCATCCGGCGGCCGGTCGACAAGAAGCGGCAGCTGACCGTCGTCGGCGCGCGCGAGCACAACCTGCGCGGCCTCGACGTCTCGTTCCCGCTCGGCTGCCTCGTCTCGGTCACCGGCGTGTCCGGCTCGGGCAAGTCGACGCTGGTCAACGACATCCTCGCGACGGTGCTGGCCAACAAGCTCAACGGCGCCCGCCAGGTGCCGGGCCGCCACACCCGGGTCAACGGCCTGAACAACGTCGACAAGCTGGTGCGCGTCGACCAGTCGCCGATCGGCCGCACCCCGCGGTCCAACCCGGCCACCTACACCGGCGTCTGGGACCACGTCCGCAAGCTGTTCGCCGCGACCACCGAGGCGAAGGTCCGCGGCTACCAGCAGGGCCGGTTCTCGTTCAACGTCAAGGGCGGCCGCTGCGAGGCCTGCGCCGGCGACGGCACGATCAAGATCGAGATGAACTTCCTGCCGGACGTCTACGTCCCGTGCGAGGTCTGCAAGGGCGCCCGGTACAACCGGGAGACCCTCGAGGTGCACTACAAGGGCAAGACCGTCTCGGACGTGCTCGACATGCCCATCGAGGAGGCCGCGGAGTTCTTCGAGCCGATCAAGGCCATCCACCGCCACCTGCAGACGCTGGTGGACGTCGGCCTCGGCTACGTCCGGCTCGGCCAGCCCGCGCCGACGCTGTCCGGCGGCGAGGCGCAGCGCGTCAAGCTGGCCAGCGAGCTGCAGAAGCGCTCGACCGGCAAGACGGTGTACATCCTCGACGAGCCGACCACGGGCCTGCACTTCGAGGACATCAACAAGCTGATCGGCGTCATCAACGGCCTGGTAGACAAGGGCAACTCGGTGATCGTGATCGAGCACAACCTCGACGTGATCAAGACCTCCGACTGGATCATCGACATGGGTCCCGAGGGCGGCTCGGGCGGCGGCACGGTGGTCGCCGAGGGCACGCCGGAGCACGTGGCGGGCATCGAGGAGAGCTACACCGGCCAGTTCCTGAAGACGGTCCTCACGGCCGAGTGA
- a CDS encoding acyltransferase family protein gives MPTSPTPRRISWDLLRVVAVFAVVLGHVTHQGALLHPELTGYPVRVTAQFGAAILLVISAFFVCASLRKGNPGRWLWNRVARLVPAYFVAVVVTYVITRWAAISFSGLPYPPGVTGFLFGVPPGPPANPSPWYIPTWLDLVANLGMVQEWGIRWEAFYYLDGSYWTLPVQLLAFTGAALLWPRSWRTHRLTVALLWTLILVPLALRFLVFPPGTAGPVAETFYYGLGLHRMHVFAVGVAIWLWAQRRIRTWHAALFVAAAVAAQDLQVFPFHVALPQDAERWPSTIGFGVLLLLVCLAARGPDWRFPGLARIAPAVTWLAGISYGLYLVHQELGYVLARALLDAGLPGWLRLPAVAGAAVLAGWAVTAGVERPAHRWLTRRRKPEEPQVKDAEPVFVGGGS, from the coding sequence GTGCCCACCTCCCCGACGCCGCGCCGGATCAGCTGGGACCTTCTCCGGGTCGTCGCCGTTTTCGCCGTCGTCCTCGGGCACGTCACCCACCAGGGTGCGCTGCTGCATCCCGAGCTCACGGGGTACCCCGTGCGGGTGACGGCGCAGTTCGGGGCCGCGATTCTGCTGGTCATCTCCGCCTTCTTCGTGTGCGCGAGCCTCCGCAAGGGCAACCCCGGCCGGTGGCTGTGGAACCGCGTCGCGCGCCTGGTGCCCGCGTACTTCGTCGCCGTCGTGGTGACCTACGTCATCACGCGGTGGGCGGCCATCTCCTTCAGCGGCCTGCCCTACCCGCCCGGCGTCACCGGGTTCCTGTTCGGCGTGCCGCCGGGCCCGCCGGCGAACCCCTCGCCGTGGTACATCCCGACCTGGCTGGACCTGGTCGCCAACCTCGGCATGGTGCAGGAGTGGGGCATCCGCTGGGAGGCCTTCTACTACCTGGACGGCTCCTACTGGACGCTGCCGGTGCAGCTGCTGGCCTTCACCGGCGCCGCCCTGCTGTGGCCGCGGTCGTGGCGCACGCACCGGCTGACCGTCGCCCTGCTGTGGACGCTGATCCTCGTCCCGCTCGCCCTGCGGTTCCTCGTCTTCCCGCCCGGAACGGCGGGCCCGGTCGCCGAGACGTTCTACTACGGCCTCGGCCTGCACCGGATGCACGTCTTCGCCGTCGGCGTCGCGATCTGGCTGTGGGCGCAACGCCGGATCCGCACCTGGCACGCCGCGCTCTTCGTGGCCGCCGCCGTCGCCGCGCAGGACCTGCAGGTCTTCCCGTTCCACGTCGCGCTGCCGCAGGACGCCGAGCGCTGGCCGTCCACGATCGGGTTCGGCGTGCTCCTGCTCCTGGTCTGCCTGGCCGCGCGCGGCCCCGACTGGCGGTTCCCCGGGCTGGCGCGGATCGCCCCGGCCGTCACCTGGCTCGCGGGCATCTCGTATGGTCTTTATCTGGTGCACCAGGAACTGGGTTACGTCCTGGCCCGCGCCCTGCTCGACGCCGGTCTCCCCGGCTGGCTGCGGCTCCCCGCGGTCGCCGGCGCCGCCGTGCTGGCCGGCTGGGCGGTCACCGCGGGGGTCGAACGCCCGGCCCACCGGTGGCTCACCAGACGCCGGAAGCCCGAAGAACCGCAGGTCAAGGACGCGGAACCCGTTTTTGTCGGTGGTGGCTCGTAG
- a CDS encoding MBL fold metallo-hydrolase, with translation MNIVDTYTGHVEPGGDATRRTLDALTITKLSVGPMDNNAYLLVCRASNEALLIDAANDPERISDLIGHGPDRPALKTVVTTHQHQDHWQALGAVAGANGANTAAHPLDAPPLPVPPDFLVEHGDTLTVGEVTLTVIHLRGHTPGSIALLYRDPAGHPHLFTGDSLFPGGVGKTASPSDFTSLLDDVSSRIFDELPDETWFYPGHGDDSTLGAERPKLAEWRERGW, from the coding sequence GTGAACATCGTGGACACCTACACCGGGCACGTCGAGCCGGGCGGCGACGCCACCCGCCGCACCCTGGACGCGCTGACGATCACCAAGCTGTCCGTCGGCCCGATGGACAACAACGCGTACCTCCTGGTGTGCCGAGCGTCGAACGAGGCCCTCCTCATCGACGCGGCGAACGACCCCGAGCGCATCTCCGACCTGATCGGCCACGGCCCGGACCGGCCGGCGCTGAAGACGGTCGTGACGACCCACCAGCACCAGGACCACTGGCAGGCCCTGGGCGCGGTGGCGGGAGCGAACGGAGCGAACACGGCGGCCCATCCCTTGGACGCCCCGCCGCTGCCGGTGCCGCCGGACTTCCTGGTCGAGCACGGCGACACGCTGACGGTGGGCGAGGTCACGCTGACGGTGATCCACCTGCGCGGCCACACACCCGGGTCGATCGCGCTGCTGTACCGCGACCCGGCCGGTCACCCGCACCTGTTCACCGGCGACTCGCTGTTCCCGGGCGGGGTCGGGAAGACGGCGTCGCCGTCGGATTTCACGTCGCTGCTGGACGACGTGTCTTCTCGGATTTTCGACGAGCTGCCGGACGAGACGTGGTTCTACCCGGGTCATGGGGACGACTCGACGCTGGGCGCTGAGCGTCCGAAGCTGGCGGAGTGGCGCGAGCGCGGCTGGTGA
- a CDS encoding AMIN-like domain-containing (lipo)protein translates to MSRPKRRVLAAVVLLLGGGLLAAAGPAQAADPVTPTMTNIRTGLNSGFDRVVLDLSSGPAPTVRHQLVDELFADASGEVVWLTGEYFIEVFASPAAAHDADGNPTFPGPRKFRTWNLRNVMAVAVTGDFEGQLTIGLGVRSRTAVKVFTLTAPNRVVIDVAH, encoded by the coding sequence ATGTCCAGACCGAAGAGACGCGTGCTCGCCGCCGTCGTGTTGTTGCTTGGCGGCGGGTTGCTCGCCGCCGCGGGGCCGGCTCAGGCTGCCGATCCTGTCACTCCCACCATGACCAACATCCGGACCGGGCTCAACAGCGGGTTCGACCGGGTGGTGCTCGATCTGAGCTCGGGGCCCGCGCCGACCGTCCGCCACCAGCTCGTCGACGAGCTTTTCGCGGACGCCAGCGGGGAAGTCGTGTGGCTCACCGGGGAATACTTCATCGAGGTCTTCGCCAGCCCGGCCGCCGCGCACGATGCCGATGGGAATCCGACCTTTCCCGGGCCGCGGAAGTTCCGGACGTGGAACCTGCGCAACGTCATGGCCGTCGCCGTCACCGGGGACTTCGAAGGGCAGCTGACCATCGGGCTCGGGGTGCGGTCGCGGACCGCGGTGAAGGTCTTCACCCTCACCGCGCCCAACCGCGTCGTCATCGACGTCGCCCACTGA
- a CDS encoding DUF1684 domain-containing protein translates to MSTFTQEWQDWKARRETDLAEPHGWLALVSLDWLTDAPREYPGIPGRWWQDADAAYVDPAGASLSHEGEPITGVRRFELVNSGAGTRVLAGDVEIEVARRSGYLIRVHDPKAEVLREFRGVPAYEPSPSWVLSGRFEPFDSPRPTTVGAVVEGLSHVYTAPGLVHFSRDGVAHTLTAFNGKDGGFSILFTDETSGVTTYAANRSLPVGAPLPDGSVTLDFNRAVNLPCAFTDFATCPLPPAGNHLPFAVEAGEKIPYERG, encoded by the coding sequence ATGAGCACGTTCACCCAGGAGTGGCAGGACTGGAAGGCCCGGCGCGAGACCGACCTGGCCGAGCCGCACGGCTGGCTGGCGCTGGTGTCGCTGGACTGGCTGACGGACGCGCCGCGGGAGTACCCGGGCATCCCCGGCCGCTGGTGGCAGGATGCGGACGCCGCGTATGTCGACCCGGCCGGCGCGTCGCTGTCGCACGAGGGCGAGCCGATCACCGGCGTCCGGCGGTTCGAGCTGGTCAACAGCGGCGCGGGCACGCGGGTGCTGGCCGGCGACGTCGAGATCGAGGTGGCCCGCCGGTCGGGGTACCTGATCCGGGTCCACGACCCGAAGGCCGAGGTGCTGCGCGAGTTCCGCGGGGTCCCGGCGTACGAGCCGTCGCCGTCGTGGGTGCTGTCCGGGCGGTTCGAGCCGTTCGATTCGCCCCGGCCGACCACGGTCGGCGCGGTGGTGGAAGGCCTGAGCCACGTCTACACGGCGCCGGGCCTGGTCCACTTCTCCCGCGACGGCGTGGCACACACGCTGACGGCGTTCAACGGCAAGGACGGCGGCTTCAGCATCCTGTTCACCGACGAGACGAGCGGCGTGACGACGTACGCGGCCAACCGGTCGCTGCCGGTCGGGGCGCCTTTACCGGACGGCTCGGTGACGCTGGACTTCAACCGCGCGGTGAACCTGCCGTGCGCGTTCACCGACTTCGCGACGTGCCCGCTGCCGCCGGCGGGCAACCACCTGCCGTTCGCCGTCGAGGCGGGGGAGAAGATCCCGTACGAGCGCGGGTGA
- a CDS encoding Crp/Fnr family transcriptional regulator produces MGGHDETGEDALLTYLADADREYLLARGTRRRFRANDVVLMEGDPSDHVHVLVSGWVRVSKIVEDGREVLFGLRGPGEVLGDLAAVTGRPRSASVRAIEPCTVFQLTGAEFVDVLHARPAIAVATIKTVAARLRNAESARLDAAAYDVSRRVAAVLVRLAEERGRTVPEGVVVDALSQEDVAAQIGAARRTVARALRLLRERGIVETGRRRFLIRELRVLSAFAHSEPNGTQGP; encoded by the coding sequence ATGGGCGGGCACGACGAAACCGGTGAGGACGCGCTCCTCACTTACCTCGCCGACGCCGATCGCGAGTACCTGCTCGCCCGCGGCACCCGCCGCCGGTTCCGGGCGAACGACGTCGTGCTCATGGAGGGCGACCCGTCGGACCACGTCCACGTGCTCGTCTCCGGCTGGGTGCGCGTCTCCAAGATCGTGGAAGACGGCCGCGAGGTGCTCTTCGGGCTGCGCGGCCCCGGCGAGGTGCTCGGCGATCTCGCGGCGGTCACCGGGCGGCCGCGGTCGGCGTCGGTGCGCGCGATCGAACCCTGCACCGTTTTCCAGCTCACCGGCGCCGAGTTCGTCGACGTCCTGCACGCCCGGCCGGCGATCGCCGTCGCGACGATCAAGACGGTCGCGGCCCGGCTCCGCAACGCCGAGTCCGCCCGGCTCGACGCGGCCGCCTACGACGTCAGCCGCCGGGTCGCGGCGGTACTGGTCCGGCTGGCCGAGGAGCGCGGCCGGACCGTGCCGGAGGGCGTCGTCGTCGACGCCCTGTCGCAGGAGGACGTCGCCGCGCAGATCGGCGCCGCCCGGCGTACCGTCGCCCGGGCGCTGCGCCTGCTGCGGGAACGCGGGATCGTCGAGACCGGCCGGCGCCGCTTCCTCATCCGCGAGCTCCGCGTGCTGAGCGCCTTCGCCCACTCTGAGCCAAACGGCACACAAGGCCCGTGA
- the rnhA gene encoding ribonuclease HI, translating into MDVEIYTDGACSGNPGPGGWGAVLRYGRHERELYGGEATPTTNNRMELTAPIRALESLTRPSQVRVYTDSTYVRNGITQWLPRWKSNGWQTAARAPVKNADLWQRLDAAIGGHQVEWLWVKGHAGHPENERADRLAVRGAQEARETGKPVNAG; encoded by the coding sequence GTGGACGTGGAGATCTACACCGACGGCGCGTGCAGCGGGAACCCCGGACCGGGCGGCTGGGGCGCGGTGCTGCGCTACGGCAGGCACGAGCGCGAGCTGTACGGCGGCGAGGCCACGCCGACGACGAACAACCGCATGGAGCTCACGGCGCCGATCCGGGCGCTGGAGAGCCTGACCCGGCCGTCGCAGGTCCGCGTCTACACGGACAGCACGTACGTCCGCAACGGCATCACGCAGTGGCTGCCGCGCTGGAAGAGCAACGGCTGGCAGACGGCGGCGCGCGCCCCGGTGAAGAACGCGGACCTCTGGCAGCGCCTGGACGCGGCCATCGGCGGCCACCAGGTCGAGTGGCTGTGGGTGAAGGGCCACGCGGGACACCCGGAGAACGAGCGAGCCGACCGGCTCGCGGTGCGGGGTGCCCAGGAGGCGCGGGAGACCGGGAAGCCGGTCAACGCCGGCTAG
- a CDS encoding YchJ family protein, with the protein MPPAPCPCGLAESYAACCGRFHDGGLTAPTAELLMRSRFSAFAVGDTGYLLRTWHPDTRPRHLALDPGQEWTRLEILGRTGGGLLHAEGTVEFRAHYRHRGRDGFLEENSRFRRDDGHWVYLDAQA; encoded by the coding sequence GTGCCTCCCGCTCCGTGCCCGTGCGGCCTCGCCGAGTCCTACGCAGCCTGCTGCGGCCGGTTCCACGACGGCGGGCTCACCGCGCCGACCGCCGAACTGCTGATGCGCTCGCGCTTCAGCGCCTTCGCCGTCGGCGACACCGGGTACCTGCTGCGCACCTGGCACCCGGACACCCGCCCGCGGCACCTCGCGCTCGACCCCGGCCAGGAGTGGACGCGGCTGGAGATCCTCGGCCGCACCGGGGGCGGGCTGCTGCACGCCGAGGGCACCGTCGAGTTCCGGGCGCACTACCGCCACCGCGGGCGGGACGGCTTCCTCGAGGAGAACAGCCGCTTCCGGCGTGACGACGGCCACTGGGTCTACCTCGACGCGCAGGCCTGA